The Branchiostoma lanceolatum isolate klBraLanc5 chromosome 3, klBraLanc5.hap2, whole genome shotgun sequence DNA segment GGGGTTTACCTTGGTCGGGAGGGCAGAGGTCAAGTTTGGGAAGAGGTCATGGTACGAGTGCTGCCTGGACCTCACCACATACGACTCCATGGCAACTGACGATACATTCCAATCCAAATATATCCCCATGGCAACTGACAATCTCAATGGATCCAAGTCTTTTTCCATGACAAGAGGTCATGCCAATGGATCCACCATTTCCATTGAGAGTGAAGAGGAGTTTGAGGAACTCAAGGCACTGGACTACAGTGATTGACCTTACCTTTTGCCATAACCTTATCCCTGCTATCTAATTCCGTAACCAGAACAAAATTGATGCCAACAGGCTACCTTGGCAGGGGAGAGGTTAAGGGTTTACTCTCCCATGTAGTTCTATTGACTACAGTGATGGAGATCCAGTTAAGATAAGTTTGGAATATGATTTTGCAAATGCACTCTTTAGAATTAGATACTCATCAGTATGAGTATAAATCAAAAGCTTGCACTTTTCTGTTCCTTGCACCTTTCTGTTCAATACATAGCTGAAGGTCAGGATATTGTAGTCTTGTATCCAAACTGTAAATAGAGAGCTCAAGACAGCATCAGACTCAGCATCTATAATAGGTTCAGATACCAGGCTTATGATTTTAGACATTGTATCATTATCAGGCATTCTTCAGGACTATAAGCAATTCCAACAAACTTTCAATGTGTGCCATTGCAAGGTATGTAACTATTCTCTTGACTGTAACTACATGATAATCTGGCTATTTATTATGACTACTAATATTAATGTTTCATTACTGATATTAATCATTATAAGGTGAGGGGTCATATATTATATTATTGTACCATCAGGTGAAAAAAGAGTTAATACTATTCCTACATTTAATACATGGTTCATATGATATTCTCATGATCAACATTACTCTTTAGGAATAGGCCCCATTTGTTACCAATCGATATAGCAATGAAATGACATTCAGGAATGTATATTATAGATCATTATAAGAAGAAGGCTGAACATTCCATTTCTTGCCAATCAAAGCAGCAATCAATTCATTACCAATGATAttcagacaaaaatgtatatatatacatatgattAGATATATTTGAATCAGAAGAAAGAATACATTCCATACGGGAAACTTTTTAGACTGACTTTAATAGTGATGACAGCTGGATAAGTATACTGTACTGCTTTTGAAGTTTGTGAAGCCTTTTCAGTTTGCTTCATCAAAGATAACAGTAGCACTGTAAAGAAGACCACTATGCTGTAGAGTTGTCTGTGTTTTCATTATTCAGTTGAAGCCAGTTATATAGTCATGATTGTAACACAGTGTAATGTTGATCAATTGctcatatacaatatatatataactatgCTATTTTTAGTCTACAGAGCAacattataatttttcattgtcattaccatgacaactcaCTGGTGATACTGTATTTATACAATATATCAACTATAGCAATACTTGTTGTGCAAAATTGATTCTTTACGTTGTGAATTAAAGTTATACTGACAGCTACTGTTGTGTAAGGCATTGCATTTTTCCATTGGCTGTTTTCCAGAGAACCAGACTGACCTCACAAGCCTTCAGAACTGAAATTATCTCAGTAAGGAAAGAAGACTACTATGATGCTTTAGAGTTGTCTGTGCTTTCATTATTCAGTTGAAGCCAGTAATTTAGTCTTAATTGTAACACAAACAGTGTAATATTGATCAATTGCTCATatacaaatatagatatacTCTTTTTTTAGGTTACAACATGATACTGATATTTCATCATAACCATCACAACTTACTGGTAATACAGTATATAAACTATAGCAATACTTTTTGTGCAAAATTGATTCTTTACGTTGTGAATTAAAGTTATACTGACAGCTTCTGTTGTGTAAGGCATTGCATTTTTCCATTGGCTATTTTCCAGAGAACCAGACTGACTTCACAAGCCTTCAGAACTGAAATTATCTCAGACAGTAACAGTCACCCACAAAATTTCCCAGACATGGCAGAAGGGAACATAAGACCTCTCCGGTGTGGCGAGGAGGTTCAGCAAGCTGCTAGGCTGGAGTCTGCGGGATATCCGGCAGACGAGGCTGCGTCGTTAGAAACCCTGCAGACAAGATACACAGCAGAAAGCCGTCTCTTTCTTGGATACTTAAAAACTGAAAAGTTGTTAGGTTTTGTCTGTGCCACAAGTACCAATGCCGACCACTTAACCGAAGAGTCAATGCACACCCACATACCTCATGGAGAAACTGTGTGCATCCATTCTGTTTGTGTGGACCAAAATGTACAGCGCCAGGGAATAGCAACTAGGCTACTTCAGGAGTTTGTTCTACAAGTAAAGGGAAACTTCCCTGAGGCTAAGAGAATATGTCTGATATGTCATGTGCATCTGATCCCTTTGTATACACAGGCAGGATTTGTTCTGGTTGGTCTGTCTGAAGTTGTGCATGGCAAAGAAGCATGGTATGATTGTATGATGGAGTTATGATTCTGTTAAGGCTATAATGTGCCATTTAGTACCTGTCACAGTCGTACTTACCGGTAGTAAAAGTATATATTAATCACAATGGTTATGATGTGAGGCTACTGAGTTTCTAGCTGCAAGGTAACCAAACGTATACGTATAAAGTAACCACAATAGAGATAGATTTTAGAATTAAGCGTGTAtctgtaatttccaagcagatattgggagagAAAAATGTTTCCCTGTCTGTCGGCTCTTCCTACAAATGTACGTCAGCGGGAAAGCTTTATGATATACCTCACCTTTACCTTTGTACAGTAGAACTAAACGATTACATGTAATACTCTTTTTACCATATTTTGTTCTATTAAACCTACCTCAAAATGTCTGCTGAATTTTCCATTGCTAGAATATTGATAAGCTGCTTCAATTGGTCTATTTATATTGACACCATTCTCAGTTGTGACAGTACATTTGATTGATCCAACATATGACCCATATGATAGTGCGTTGTTTAATGCCTCTTGGCTGTTACTAGTCACTTCATGCAATCAAATTGACCTGTAAAACTGTCTGTCGACCGTCTCTAGGATCTTCAGGACAGAAAGCCGCGAGGGAAACCGCTACACACTACAAACATGTCAGAAGAGAACATAAGACCGTTGCAGTGTGTCCAAGAGGTTCAACAGGCTTCCCGTCTGGaatatgcatgtttttctgCAGATGAAGCTGAACCACTGGAGACTTGGATGAAGAGATACAGTGAGGAAAGAAGTCTTATCCTTGGAAAATTTAAGAACAAAACGCTCTTAGGTTTCATCGGTGCCTCACTGAGCGATGTTGATCATTACTCAAAGGAAGCCATGCGCACCCACATACCCCATGGTGAAACTATCTGCGTCCATTCTGTCTGTGTTGACCTAAATTTACAGCGCCAGGGAATAGCAACGAAACTACTCCATGAGTTTGTTCTACATGTGAAAGGAAGTTTCCCCGGGGCTAAGAGAATATGTCTGATATGTCACGAGTATCTGATCCCGTTGTATGCCAAGGCAGGATTTGTTCTGGTCGGGAAGTCTGAAGTTGTGCACGGCAAAGAAGCTTGGTATGAATGTACACTGGAGTTGTGATTATGCTTGTACTTGGAAACTTAATTATTGGTTCTTAACAGAGTCGTCAGTTGATTAAAATGTCGTAAAATACAGACTGGTAAATTAGGTCACATATTGGAAACGTCATGCGCATGCGGGGCGATTGAAAGAAGGAAAACCTGTTTGTCTTCTCTGAGCAACAAAGAATTCAACAGCTTGAAAAGTACCAAGATATAGCGAAAGGTGAGGATTTTTTTATGCCAACAATGCATTTGACCAGTTATTAACCAACCGTTACAGAACAATGTTGCTCTAGACACAAATGGGTGCACCGCATAGCCACGTTTTTTACTACAAATGAAGGCTTGTGGGAAGATCATCTGGCGTATTTGAGTGACTCTAGTGTTATGCAATTTGGAAGCTTGCTTATACTGAGCTGGTTCTAAACAGAGCAGTCAGTTGATTTAAATGTGGTGAATGGTACAATGCAGTGATAAGTGGTAACTCCGTGCGTTTGTTGACATTTGCCAGCAAACCCGAAAATTATAAGGCAATGTTACAAACGAGAAATCCAATGTGTCATCACATAGTTGTGACTTCGTGAAATATTTCAGTTACACGCTTTTATCCAGTGTCAGCCATCCCCACCACTCTTCAGATTCGAAAGAAAACGTCGAGAGAAACCCACACGTACTACAAACATGGCAGCCGAACGGCACATTAAGACCGCTGCAGTGTGTCTAAGAGGTTGAGCAAGCTTTCGGACTGGATTCTCCTGACCTCGCACTGAGCAAACACCAAAAATTGGTGCACCACACAACCACCCTGTTTTCTGACTACAGAAGTAGACCTGCGGGATATGCTATTTGGAAGATTACGTGATTGGTGCTCAATTTGTTGACAATTGTAGCTGCTAACGGCAAGAGAAATTAGAACGCGTTTTGCAAAcgaaaatgtgtattttgttacTTTCAGTGTAGGACTCTGTTAACAAATACCTTGTTAAACATTTCAGTTACACGCTTTATCCAGAGTCAGGCTTCCCACAGCTCTTCAGCGTAGAAAGCGCCAAGAGGAACCCTCACACTACAAACATGGCAGAAGAGCACATAAGACCGTTGCAATGTGTCCAAGAAGTTCAACAAGCCTTCAGGCTGGACTTGGCAAGTTTTCCCCATGCAGATGATGAAGATTTACCAATTGAGACCTGGATGACGGTTTACAACGAAGAAAGAAGTCTTTTGCTTGGATACTTTAAGAGTGAAGAGCTCTTAGGTCTCATCGGTGCATCAATGAGCGATGCTGATCATTACACGAAGGAAGCTTTGCGCACCCATTTATCTCATGGTGAAACTATATGCATAAATTCTCTTTGCGTTGATCAGAATGTACAGCGCCAGGGAATAGCAACAAGACTACTCCATAAGTTCGTTCTCAATGTGAAAGGAAGTTTTCCCAAGGCTAAGAGAATATGTCTGATATGTCCCGAGTATCTGATCCCTTTTTATACCAAGGCAGGATTTGTTCTGGTCGGACTGTCTGAAGTTGTGATTGGTAAACAACCAGTCTATGAATGTACGATGGAGTTATGATTCTGCTTGTACTTGACGCCCGTGTCACACATTCAGTCTTTAGCACAAGTGCTTGTCACAGTTGTAGTTAGTATGGATTTTTTTTGCTAGCTGTAAGTATTTCCCGACAGTTCAAGTGACCACGCAAAGCAAACGTAAGCTCACACAGACACTGTCCATATGTCCAGATGTGATTGAAAATAAACGTCACTTTATCAAGAATCTTCCAAAATATAGTGATAAACACTCAGAGTTATTCATCTTTCTTTTCACGTGCTCAAAGGATtgtataattgatgatcaatctTATAGATAAATTCAATCATGTGTTACGATTAGACTATTGTTACAGTGTACAAAGGACAACTACATTTAAGAATATCTAGATCGTAGAAACTCATATACCTTGTAGCATCAACTCATATGCACCAAGTTCGAATTATGATTGTATTTACTTCTGTGTATcaatagttgtagaagaccttacaaaagaACATGTACTTTTGTCAATAAACTATTCCCCAtttaatcaaccaatcagctgttcaatgaataattgatgataatGTCAGAGGAAGACGACCTGTTTGAGTTCTCTGACTAGATGGCAAAAGTCAGAAAGGGACCGGGATGGGAGAAGTGTAGGATATTTGTCTACTTTGGGATGCAATCTTACATCGGTGCAGTATTCTGTAGATCGGTGCttggaaaatggaaaaaaaaacaatatgatgtCACACTGAGTAGACAAAAATATGGTGTACCTCACTAGTACTGCCAAGATTCAAACTTGCAACATTGGCCTGTGCAAAGATAGCTTGTGTTATTAGAGGAAAAAATGCTGTACGCACTTTCCCTTCCATAAAATTGATAATGGGCAAGTAACGTATTTAGCCGTAATTACTCAGTCAAGAACGATCATGAAAAGCTGAGGCTTCTATAATCATTGTTAACTACTGTCGTGTCAATGGCAGACGTGACGAACCGAGTAATAACCCAGGATACATTGTATGACAACTCGTGCAACAATTATAGGGAACTACtttacaaaatacaaagttGACAAGCAACGTGATATATTCTGTGTCACAAATTCAGTGTGCCAATAATTGTGTTCCTTTTCAAACATTTCCAAAGTCACCACAAACGTGTGTGTAGTTTAAATCATACTAATATATGTTATCATATTATCTGAATCAGGCATTGATTGTGATAAATATCGTGCATTTACAGCAATGCCTATCACATCCGCCTGACAACCGTTAACTGGGGTGAATTAAAACGTATCCCACTAACTGTTCTTAATCCGAAATATTTACAGATTCATCTATCGATAAAAACTAAACTACGTATCAAAATATCTTAACAACTGCTAGATGTTCCTTTTACGTAAAGCCCAACATCTTAGCGGCCCCGCCCACTAGTGATGACGCAGTGCCTGAAACCGCCGTCACAACCTGGCTCAACACGGACTCGCCTGCAGCTCGCACCTCGACCGCTAGGGCATCCCTGGCCTTGAATGGTAATTCGGCTACTCTCTGGAGGGAAAGAAATGTGAGttgatgaaaaaaatagttGTTAACTCTACTAAATGTGGTCACTTTCTCAATCTATTAGATATTCTGGAAACAATTTTGTTAAATTCTCTCAGAATGTTGACTGTCTTTATTCTACAGATAAGGTCATTCTGCAGATATAAAAGGCTTCTTACCTTTATGATAACCGACTCTTTCGAGACCTTCACTTCTTGAAAGTGTGTCCTGAACAGAACCGTCGTTTCCTCCAAGACAATGCCACTTTGGAGCTCACACTGTAACGCCACCTTGCGGCGAGACATGAAAAGCACGGCAAACTTTCCACCCGGCACAGAGAGTCCTACACATTCACAGGAACAGACTCTATAAGCGCTACTATGTGACTAATATTTATCACACAGTAAGCCTTCTTTGCTACCTAAAAACTTGCAAGAAATTGATGTGCTGATTTCACCAATCAAAAACATAtgctaaaacaaaacatgtttatttACGTTTTCTAAAAGCATCAATATATGTGCAAATGTTCAGCTTTATATACCTTTTCCACAATTGTTTATCCTGCCTTGGCAATGAGCgatgaatgtaaaaaaaaggtattaAAAGTTCACAGTCCATAAAAAGGCATTGACTTCGCAAACAAATCAAAATTCAACTTGCCCGCGACGGGTTTGTCTGTTACTAGAAAGTCCAAGTTGTCACCATCGATGACGATTTGACAAACTCGCCTCCCCGTCTTTCTGACCTCTTCATCAGCGCCCTCTGTTGAAATGAATCAAAGTTTAAAATTTCCAAATCACcagcatgaaaaatggaggcaaATTTGTTTGGCATGCGTTCGTGCGTGTCCGGCGcaatatcttaagaacctctggatggattgcgcgGTATGAAACAACTGAAACGAAATCATGGCTTCGGAAATCAGTTTGAAGAGTTTGAGGATGTCTAAAAATTATAGTTATGTTATATAATTAACGTTGCCATATTGGATGGTCTGGTCATCGCGATGAGGTAGGAGTATCAAGCAGTGGTTTACCTGTCATGTATACACAGACGCTTTCGATGCTTGTGGGGAATATGGCATCCGTGATAGTTACGTCACTAGATCGGGAGTATTCGTCATCATCTCGGTACGTCGTCTTCCTCGCGATCTCAAAGAAGGTTGTCCGATAGTTAGACACCCTGTGGCACTGGAAATCCTCCTCTAAAGTAGAAAAAGAGAAAATGGCTTCAGTACCATTATTCACATGAAACGTAACGTATCAGTAGTGGGCCACTTAACTTGATGAAGACTAAAGTTTCTGTGGAATGTTTGTAATGGTGATTTAATTTTCAGTCATGATTGTAATGATGTTTACCTCATTGCCATGCAACAATGATTTCTTACGATGCTTcacccgccccccccccccccgggctCAATCAATACAATAATACCGTACATGGAGGAGATATTACCTTTCCAAGCCGCAATGTCAGGCGCGGCGTACTGAATGGCTGCTGGATGGGTCAAGAGGCTGCGTCGCCAAACAGCGCCCCCACCGGCCTTCGTCGTACTGCAGCTAATACACAGATACCGTCCCAATGGCACGTACAGGGAATCAAGGTCCCTGGCGGAAACGCCCCATCTCTGCAGCAGTCTTCCATATTCATCTAGCTTAGCTGGCATTTGGCTTAGTACTGTGGCTCCTGCAATAATGGCGCACGGCCCCGCTATACCTGACGTAGAAAGAATACCCAACATACCCAATGCGATGGGCCTAGCTTTGGCTGAGAAATCTCTAACTTTCTGCAGAAGCGTCAGTCCTGTACATTGTACGGTTTCCGCGAGGCGGAGAATGTACGGCACGGGGTCTTTTTCGTTCACAATCGTCAACATGCGAGGAGAGAGGTTGTGTTTCTCGGCAAACTGCTGGGCGCCGTCGTTCCCGAAGTACGGAGCGCCGAACGCGATGGACGTGACGTTGTCGACTGGTTGACCCTGGGAGCGCAGGTACACCATCATGTTCAAGGCGACGATGTGTGCCACAGCGCCCCCTAGGCTATGTCCGCAGACCACGATTCGGCTTTTCTCGTAGTTTTCCAGGATGCGGTGGGCAGGAACGAGGAAGGCCAGGCGCATGAAGCCTGTGTGGTATTTCCCGCCAACACCGGAGTTGTGATTATCCCCACTTTGACCCGCTCCCTCCTGCCAGAAACTCAGGTCTGACATGACGTCAGTGAAGTCTGATGTACCTGTGAAAAAGTTAACAGAATCAGATGGTCATTTTGATGGAAGGATCCGGAAGGCATTAAAAGGACGTCAACTTTTGAGTCAATTGAAAGAAGGGAATGTCCACATAGTAATGGCAACTACGACTGTGGTGAattcgtagcctctaccaggccccgcgggatggctggaaaaatagtagaaattggcctaatagagtgaatagtgtgccaagggagttagctacggagagagggtccaatctgccatacctgtatagcggagtacccctggcatactattcactctatttggccgatttctactattttcccagcgatccgcggagcctggtagaggctagtgaatTCGAGTTTGACGTCAATGGTTGAGACCGGCAGATTTAGATGGTTTCAAGACTTATAGAGTGCCAAAGATAAACATCTCTCGAAGCCAAGTTATGAGAGTCGACACATTAATACAAGTATGAAATATCCAAACCTTTGAACGCTACGAAAACCTCCTCCTTGTTTCGAGTTTCAGCCAAGAGGTACCGCACAGGCCCATACCGACTGACGCTGACTCGCACAAAATCGTGCAGTTTCCCTTCGCTGGCGAAAAACTGCCGAACAACGTCAGTGCCTGGAAGATCGGACAGGTACACGGCCTGACAGCATATCAGGGCTCTCTGCACATCCCCAGAAGTCATAGTTGGCCTCTGTGTGGTCTCCATGCTGTACAGATCTGTTGGTGGATAAATGTTGAAAGATATCTTACTTGGTAACTAACGTTATAACAAATGACAAAGGATAGTGTCGCCAAACATTGAATCCTGAAGTTTTCTTCTCTTAATAAACTTGAGTGAATTGGTCCGGAATATGGCTGAACTTTTTTTTACTCTGAACTGTCGACCATCTCTTCAGTCTTCGTCGGGTACTTCGACCAGCTCACTCCGAACATGTGACTTAGCGGAAATGTGACGTCAGAAGTGCCCATAACATAGTCTGTACCGACCATCTATATGATTTAGACGGATTCGGACATAGAGGAGCTTTCATGTTAATCTTACGAAGTTACACGTTATAGATATACCTTCACCTTCGTCTTCTCCCTCCACTTCGTATTCCGCGTTCGCTTCCAAGTTCCCGAAGGACTCGCCAGGGGGGCCCTGGTGGATCTTTGTCACGTTTGTGGCCTTGTTGGTTAGAACCTCAGGATAGAAATCTAACTTGAAGACTTTTCTCAGGTTTTGCGGGGTCGCGTCTTTGTGTTCAAGGGTTATTTTCTTCGCCGTAGTGGTTTGCGATGGCGACGGTCGCATGAAGACGGCCGTCAGTGCCGCTCCCTCCTGGTACACTTTCGGTCTGTCCGCTAGGAGGGGCGGTTGTCCGGCCGTGACGCTGGCGCAGGTGCCCATGCTGTGGCCTTTGCCTTACTTCCTCGTACGTTTCAGACTTTGCTGTGAATGTAAATTGAGTGtacataaaaacatatttcaataaCTCAGAGTGGTTGATATGTCTAATATCAAATGTCATATATAAAACGCTCTTCATTGACTAAGAACCTCGTGAAGTTTGCATAGCGATATCACTGATTATCAGCGGTAGGAAGCCACCGTAAATAGACGCAAATTTGGGATATGGCCGAACTGTTTTGTTACAGGCCTGAGCATTTTGTGGGTAAAATTACGTCAAGGAACAAAGCCAGACATACCACGTCACGATCATAATTCGGTTGTGCAACATGAATCAGTTAGTGTGTATAAAATCAGTTCATATTGTGCCATATTTCCTTGCGTGCGTTTAAACGCAACACGGCGCATTTCTTAGCCCCAAAGGGTCTATACAAAGAGCA contains these protein-coding regions:
- the LOC136430587 gene encoding uncharacterized protein isoform X2 gives rise to the protein MGTCASVTAGQPPLLADRPKVYQEGAALTAVFMRPSPSQTTTAKKITLEHKDATPQNLRKVFKLDFYPEVLTNKATNVTKIHQGPPGESFGNLEANAEYEVEGEDEDLYSMETTQRPTMTSGDVQRALICCQAVYLSDLPGTDVVRQFFASEGKLHDFVRVSVSRYGPVRYLLAETRNKEEVFVAFKGTSDFTDVMSDLSFWQEGAGQSGDNHNSGVGGKYHTGFMRLAFLVPAHRILENYEKSRIVVCGHSLGGAVAHIVALNMMVYLRSQGQPVDNVTSIAFGAPYFGNDGAQQFAEKHNLSPRMLTIVNEKDPVPYILRLAETVQCTGLTLLQKVRDFSAKARPIALGMLGILSTSGIAGPCAIIAGATVLSQMPAKLDEYGRLLQRWGVSARDLDSLYVPLGRYLCISCSTTKAGGGAVWRRSLLTHPAAIQYAAPDIAAWKEEDFQCHRVSNYRTTFFEIARKTTYRDDDEYSRSSDVTITDAIFPTSIESVCVYMTEGADEEVRKTGRRVCQIVIDGDNLDFLVTDKPVAGLSVPGGKFAVLFMSRRKVALQCELQSGIVLEETTVLFRTHFQEVKVSKESVIIKRVAELPFKARDALAVEVRAAGESVLSQVVTAVSGTASSLVGGAAKMLGFT
- the LOC136430587 gene encoding uncharacterized protein isoform X1, whose amino-acid sequence is MGTCASVTAGQPPLLADRPKVYQEGAALTAVFMRPSPSQTTTAKKITLEHKDATPQNLRKVFKLDFYPEVLTNKATNVTKIHQGPPGESFGNLEANAEYEVEGEDEGEDLYSMETTQRPTMTSGDVQRALICCQAVYLSDLPGTDVVRQFFASEGKLHDFVRVSVSRYGPVRYLLAETRNKEEVFVAFKGTSDFTDVMSDLSFWQEGAGQSGDNHNSGVGGKYHTGFMRLAFLVPAHRILENYEKSRIVVCGHSLGGAVAHIVALNMMVYLRSQGQPVDNVTSIAFGAPYFGNDGAQQFAEKHNLSPRMLTIVNEKDPVPYILRLAETVQCTGLTLLQKVRDFSAKARPIALGMLGILSTSGIAGPCAIIAGATVLSQMPAKLDEYGRLLQRWGVSARDLDSLYVPLGRYLCISCSTTKAGGGAVWRRSLLTHPAAIQYAAPDIAAWKEEDFQCHRVSNYRTTFFEIARKTTYRDDDEYSRSSDVTITDAIFPTSIESVCVYMTEGADEEVRKTGRRVCQIVIDGDNLDFLVTDKPVAGLSVPGGKFAVLFMSRRKVALQCELQSGIVLEETTVLFRTHFQEVKVSKESVIIKRVAELPFKARDALAVEVRAAGESVLSQVVTAVSGTASSLVGGAAKMLGFT